In one window of Tripterygium wilfordii isolate XIE 37 chromosome 1, ASM1340144v1, whole genome shotgun sequence DNA:
- the LOC119996680 gene encoding transcription factor HEC2-like produces MDVDMIKTTSSSSSDDQMDMMTMMMHMDHHQFYDSFTPNTTNSTLPEIQFSNTISNPIFNNPTNTNGFLGNPVGIQEPMTQPTSKFKYPIFPNPNPLMSSSISSVEKKNSMAAMREMIFRIAAMQPIHIDPESVKPPKRRNVKISKDPQSVAARHRRERISERIRILQRLVPGGTKMDTASMLDEAIHYVKFLKKQVQSLEQAGVNKPPTGHVVGFSGATSMAANLGYSSLMMGCSNQQPGHLVGSMQMLR; encoded by the coding sequence ATGGATGTTGACATGATTAaaacaacatcatcatcatcatcagatgATCAGATGGACATGATGACAATGATGATGCATATGGATCATCATCAATTCTATGACTCCTTCACCCCCAACACTACTAACTCCACACTACCAGAAATTCAATTCTCCAACACCATTTCAAACCCTATCTTTAACAACCCAACAAATACAAATGGATTCCTAGGCAACCCAGTTGGAATTCAAGAGCCCATGACCCAACCCACCTCCAAATTCAAATACCCGATTTTCCCTAATCCGAACCCGCTTATGTCATCCTCAATATCATCAGTAGAGAAGAAGAACTCAATGGCAGCAATGAGGGAGATGATATTCAGGATAGCGGCAATGCAGCCGATCCATATAGATCCGGAATCGGTTAAGCCACCGAAGAGAAGGAACGTGAAGATATCAAAGGATCCACAAAGTGTGGCAGCAAGGCATAGGAGGGAAAGGATAAGTGAGCGGATAAGGATTTTACAGAGACTTGTGCCTGGTGGGACTAAGATGGATACGGCTTCGATGCTGGATGAGGCTATACATTATGTTAAGTTCTTGAAGAAGCAAGTGCAGTCTTTGGAACAAGCTGGGGTTAATAAGCCGCCTACGGGTCATGTTGTAGGGTTCTCTGGTGCAACTTCAATGGCTGCAAATTTGGGTTACTCGTCTTTGATGATGGGTTGCAGCAACCAACAACCGGGTCATTTGGTGGGTTCAATGCAGATGCTTAGATGA
- the LOC119996560 gene encoding uncharacterized protein LOC119996560, whose translation MEIQHYSHQHKLTFLGSEDQTDGGERIYCHLCYEPITAASYNCRECNYSLHESCAKLNDKIWHRFHRQHRLTLCLGPGTCHICAINNYRENNLMYVCDDCDFGVDVKCASLSSKCDHPHQFVLLMRSEAIRCDVCGIDCDLADSVSQPHICTVCHLVVHANCISTPQGISLRQHRHPLVHACVIQESEGVKSQCRICRDEVSTIYGCYYCSEPECNFVVHVNCALQNEDHAVQNPVGDQDEDQLLILPKHNYSDMVLSFRNLKPFQPPWSKKIKPEEEDHKVPEEIKHFSHPHNLTLSDDEIDVHNNKYYCDGCILPISNPFYSCAECDFLLHETCLQLPTFVYPLDGSDIFTLKAWRDNGGIFFCSACHNQSHGFIYKSNAFGTEICIRCVSVPQKFKHAGHEHILPLIQRTKFPCNACGSLEKWLSFGCPECLFGLCYKCATLPGTIKHSSFGDQYVLTYHDSIDNAYGDGEYYCDLCEKARDPMHWCYYCAEIDYRAHPKCALGKYPYLKPGREYHLYPFSSVLERSSEHKLCATCSAFCKLTLPPKKIVESFHEHAIHLAHKSSFKESSIEFFCDACLDQIIEEQLFYRCWQCGFCGHLKCVLGDAFIENALHHKGRILTFVQMTRNDLPCISCGEDCEDLSLACPNTECSFLIHYDCRTNLPWPL comes from the coding sequence ATGGAGATCCAACATTACTCTCACCAGCATAAGCTAACATTCTTAGGCAGTGAAGACCAAACTGATGGTGGCGAGAGAATTTATTGCCATCTGTGTTACGAACCAATAACGGCTGCAAGCTACAACTGCCGAGAGTGCAATTACTCCCTTCACGAGAGTTGTGCAAAGCTAAACGATAAGATCTGGCACCGTTTTCATCGACAACACAGGCTCACTCTTTGTCTAGGTCCCGGGACATGTCATATTTGCGCTATTAACAATTACCGAGAAAATAACCTCATGTATGTTTGTGATGATTGCGACTTCGGAGTGGACGTCAAATGTGCCTCGTTGTCATCAAAATGCGATCACCCACACCAATTTGTTCTTCTCATGAGGTCGGAAGCTATTAGATGCGATGTGTGTGGCATCGACTGTGACCTTGCTGATAGTGTATCACAGCCTCATATATGTACTGTGTGTCATCTTGTGGTCCATGCTAATTGTATATCAACACCACAAGGAATCTCTTTAAGACAGCATCGTCATCCTCTCGTCCACGCTTGTGTCAttcaagaaagtgaaggtgTCAAGTCCCAATGCAGAATTTGTCGTGATGAGGTGAGCACGATTTATGGTTGCTATTATTGCTCGGAACCAGAATGTAATTTCGTCGTCCATGTGAACTGTGCATTACAAAATGAAGACCATGCGGTACAAAACCCAGTTGGGGACCAAGATGAAGATCAGCTGTTAATCCTTCCTAAACATAATTACTCAGATATGGTTCTCTCTTTTAGGAATTTGAAACCATTTCAGCCGCCTTGGTCCAAGAAGATTAAACCTGAAGAAGAAGATCACAAAGTACCCGAAGAGATCAAGCATTTTAGTCATCCCCACAACTTAACCCTCTCTGATGATGAGATTGATGTTCACAATAACAAGTACTATTGTGATGGATGCATTCTACCTATCTCAAACCCCTTTTACAGTTGTGCAGAATGTGACTTCCTGCTTCACGAAACCTGCCTTCAATTACCAACATTCGTTTATCCCTTGGATGGATCCGACATCTTTACTTTAAAAGCGTGGAGGGATAATGGTggcattttcttttgttctgcCTGCCATAATCAAAGCCATGGCTTCATTTACAAGAGTAATGCGTTCGGCACCGAAATTTGTATTCGGTGTGTTTCAGTTCCGCAGAAATTCAAACATGCCGGTCACGAGCATATCCTCCCTCTGATTCAACGTACCAAGTTTCCTTGTAATGCTTGTGGTTCTCTTGAAAAATGGTTGTCCTTTGGATGCCCTGAATGTTTATTCGGCTTGTGCTACAAATGCGCCACACTTCCTGGTACAATAAAGCACTCAAGTTTTGGCGATCAATATGTACTCACCTATCATGACTCCATTGATAATGCTTATGGAGATGGTGAGTATTATTGTGATTTATGCGAAAAGGCTAGAGATCCAATGCATTGGTGTTATTACTGTGCTGAAATTGATTATCGTGCTCATCCCAAATGTGCTCTTGGTAAGTATCCGTATCTCAAACCAGGCCGTGAATACCACTTATATCCTTTCTCTTCCGTACTTGAAAGATCTTCGGAGCACAAACTGTGTGCCACGTGTAGTGCATTTTGCAAGCTAACACTTCCACCGAAGAAGATAGTTGAAAGCTTCCATGAACATGCTATTCACCTTGCCCATAAATCTTCTTTTAAAGAATCTAGCATCGAGTTCTTTTGTGATGCTTGTCTGGATCAGATAATAGAAGAGCAGCTGTTCTACCGCTGTTGGCAATGTGGATTTTGCGGTCATCTGAAATGTGTTCTTGGCGATGCCTTCATCGAAAATGCTCTTCACCATAAAGGTCGGATACTCACTTTTGTCCAGATGACAAGAAATGACCTTCCCTGCATTTCATGTGGCGAAGACTGTGAAGATTTATCACTGGCATGTCCCAATACCGAGTGCAGCTTCCTCATTCACTATGACTGCAGAACGAATCTTCCGTGGCCATTGTAG
- the LOC119996568 gene encoding triacylglycerol lipase OBL1-like, translated as MECDEGFAKRYMNLRPEEVRFVDLFRILFSVNIDNKNFVDSKARKTKEDTFDVRWLIFLSIVAQKLLQFVSKPLSFIGSTLEFFLNLLSFNTNILVLLLNVLRGKVVVPDRESANFKSFVANTDERIVLDGSIKRGDGMRFLAALSIMASKVSYENKAYIQTVVEDQWKMEFLGSYDFWNEYQDKATTQAFICRDKTNDQDTIVVAFRGTEPFDADAWCTDVDLSWYKFQGVGKIHGGFMKALGMQKYAGWSKEAKRDVNGGGPLAYYTIRDILREILQENDRTKFIVTGHSLGGALAILFPAVLAVHEEKLLLERLEGVYTFGQPRVGDGKFGDYMEKTFRENGINYYRFVYCNDMVPRVPYDYKGLLFKHFGTCVYHDRHYEGKIVLEEPNKNYFSPWHVIPMMLNAVFELIRSFTIWYTQGLHYRETWLLKVGRVIGLVIPGISAHSPQDYVNLTLLGSADVFVPRTS; from the exons ATGGAGTGTGATGAAGGGTTTGCTAAGCGTTATATGAACTTGAGACCCGAAGAAGTTAGATTTGTGGATCTCTTTCGCATCTTATTCTCTGTTAACATCGACAACAAGAACTTTGTCGACAGCAAAGCAAGGAAGACAAAGGAAGATACCTTCGACGTTCGTTGGCTCATTTTTCTCTCCATTGTGGCTCAAAAGCTATTGCAATTTGTCTCCAAGCCGTTGTCTTTTATTGGGTCTACTCTTGAATTTTTTCTCAACCTTCTGTCATTCAACACTAATATTCTTGTTCTCCTTCTTAATGTCTTACGAG GAAAGGTAGTGGTGCCAGACAGAGAATCAGCGAATTTCAAATCATTTGTGGCAAATACAGACGAACGAATTGTGTTAGATGGCAGCATCAAACGTGGAGATGGCATGAGGTTCCTTGCGGCACTATCAATTATGGCTTCTAAGGTTTCATACGAGAACAAGGCCTACATCCAAACCGTAGTCGAGGATCAATGgaag ATGGAGTTCTTGGGATCGTATGACTTTTGGAATG AGTATCAAGATAAGGCCACAACACAAGCCTTCATTTGTCGCGACAAGACGAATGACCAAGACACAATTGTCGTGGCATTTAGAGGAACCGAACCATTCGATGCCGATGCATGGTGTACTGACGTCGATCTCTCTTGGTATAAATTCCAGGGAGTTGGGAAGATCCACGGAGGTTTCATGAAAGCTCTAGGCATGCAAAAATATGCAGGTTGGtctaaagaagccaaaagagaCGTTAATGGTGGTGGACCCTTAGCTTATTACACAATCAGAGACATATTAAGAGAAATTCTTCAAGAAAATGATAGAACAAAATTCATTGTGACTGGTCACAGCCTTGGCGGGGCACTGGCAATTTTGTTTCCAGCAGTGTTGGCGGTTCACGAGGAGAAATTGTTGTTGGAGAGATTGGAAGGAGTGTACACGTTCGGACAACCAAGGGTGGGAGATGGTAAATTTGGGGATTACATGGAGAAGACGTTTAGAGAGAATGGTATCAATTATTACAGATTTGTTTACTGTAATGACATGGTTCCAAGGGTTCCTTATGATTACAAAGGACTTCTGTTCAAACACTTCGGCACCTGTGTTTACCATGACCGTCACTACGAGGGAAAG ATTGTTTTGGAAGAGCCCAATAAGAACTACTTCTCCCCTTGGCATGTAATTCCAATGATGCTAAATGCAGTTTTTGAGCTTATCAGGAGTTTCACAATTTGGTACACACAAGGACTTCATTACAGAGAAACTTGGTTGCTCAAAGTGGGTAGGGTAATTGGATTGGTGATTCCAGGCATATCTGCTCATTCCCCGCAAGATTATGTGAACCTCACACTTTTGGGATCAGCTGATGTATTTGTACCTCGTACGAGTTAG
- the LOC120004182 gene encoding cytochrome P450 81E8-like, with amino-acid sequence MEYTTVFYSFISLFFTILALKFYLSRTTTHKGKNNNLPSGPPSLSILGHLYLLKQRPLHHIFLKLSEKYGPIFSLRFGSRRVLVLTSIPLMQECFTKNDIVFANRPKHTLNKYISYNSTTVTQSSYGDHWRNLRRIYAVEMFNNQRLNTFLNIRQDEVKRLLFSMLSRCSQHDFAKVELKSLLFELNFNIIMRMVVGKRYYGENVENEAEGRKFRAIMNDISDNAGPTYPGDFLSILKWTDFGRYKRRVKEIGQRSDAFLQGLLDDHRSARGGSESANSMLARLLSLQKSQPGEYPDDIIKGIVMMMMLAGTDTSSVMMEWAMSNLVNNPEVLEKARAELDSQIGEENLMIEADVSKLPYLQAIISETLRLHPAAPLLAPHLSSDDCTLGGYHVPGGTLLLVNAWAIQRDPKLWNDPSSFKPERFMEEGNENAKIIAFGIGRRACPGAGLAHRVLGLGLGSLLQCFQWKRVDERLVDLDEGNGGVTVSKSKPLETMCKVRPIMHKLFPDAF; translated from the exons ATGGAATACACCACTGTCTTCTACTCAttcatttctcttttcttcaccATTCTTGCACTCAAATTCTACCTCTCAAGAACCACAACCCACAAAGGAAAAAACAATAATCTCCCTTCCGGCCCACCTTCTCTCAGCATTCTTGGCCACCTCTACCTCCTAAAACAACGACCCTTGCACCACATCTTCCTGAAACTCTCTGAAAAATACGGTCCAATATTCTCATTAAGGTTCGGTTCACGCCGCGTTCTTGTGTTGACATCCATCCCCCTCATGCAGGAATGCTTCACTAAGAATGACATCGTATTTGCCAACCGACCTAAACATACCTTAAACAAGTACATTAGCTACAACAGCACAACCGTCACACAGTCCTCATACGGAGACCACTGGCGCAACTTGCGCCGAATCTACGCGGTTGAAATGTTCAACAATCAACGGCTCAACACGTTCTTAAACATCCGGCAGGACGAGGTGAAGCGGTTATTATTCAGCATGCTGTCACGTTGTTCTCAACATGATTTCGCCAAGGTAGAGCTGAAGTCATTGCTTTTCGAGCTGAACTTTAATATTATTATGAGAATGGTTGTAGGGAAGAGATATTACGGTGAGAATGTGGAGAATGAAGCGGAAGGCAGGAAGTTTAGGGCGATAATGAACGATATTTCGGATAATGCTGGACCGACATATCCAGGAGATTTCTTGTCCATTTTGAAGTGGACTGATTTTGGGAGGTATAAGAGGAGAGTGAAGGAAATAGGTCAAAGGTCAGATGCTTTTCTACAAGGATTGCTCGATGACCATAGAAGTGCAAGAGGAGGTTCAGAGAGTGCGAATTCAATGCTTGCTCGTCTGCTTTCTTTGCAAAAGTCACAGCCGGGGGAGTACCCAGATGATATTATCAAAGGAATCGTTATG ATGATGATGCTGGCTGGAACTGATACATCATCAGTGATGATGGAATGGGCTATGTCCAATTTGGTTAACAATCCTGAGGTTTTAGAAAAAGCTCGAGCAGAACTAGACTCTCAAATAGGTGAGGAAAACTTGATGATCGAGGCAGACGTCTCAAAACTACCCTACCTCCAAGCCATCATATCAGAAACACTTCGGCTACATCCAGCGGCACCACTCTTGGCCCCGCATTTATCATCGGACGACTGCACACTTGGAGGATACCACGTGCCCGGTGGCACATTGTTATTGGTTAATGCATGGGCTATACAAAGGGACCCTAAACTTTGGAATGACCCAAGTAGTTTCAAGCCTGAAAGATTTATGGAGGAGGGCAATGAGAATGCTAAAATCATAGCATTTGGGATCGGAAGGAGGGCCTGTCCTGGAGCAGGGCTTGCCCACCGTGTTCTTGGGTTGGGTTTAGGGTCCCTTCTTCAATGCTTTCAATGGAAAAGGGTGGATGAGAGATTGGTTGACCTGGATGAAGGAAATGGAGGGGTCACCGTGTCCAAGTCGAAGCCATTGGAGACCATGTGTAAAGTCCGACCCATCATGCATAAGCTTTTCCCTGATGCTTTCTAA
- the LOC119990671 gene encoding RNA-binding protein Musashi homolog Rbp6-like: MSDTHELGGSTVVVERATPKEDDFRPVSRMSQGGYGADNAYLSAATRYAALDAPTLYDHPGESSRGMSSKKIFVGRLPPEATTEDLHQYFGRFGRIIDVYVSKDPRKAGHRGFGFVTFAEEVVADRVSQRSLMRVMNI; encoded by the exons ATGTCTGACACTCACGAATTGGGAGGCTCAACTGTTGTCGTTGAGCGGGCAACACCTAAG gaagATGACTTCCGGCCTGTAAGCAGAATGTCACAGGGAGGATATGGGGCAGACAACGCTTATTTATCTGCAGCAACTAGGTATGCAGCACTTGATGCTCCTACCTTATATGATCATCCAG GAGAATCTTCTCGAGGAATGAGTAGTAAAAAGATCTTTGTTGGCAGACTTCCTCCTGAGGCAACCACTGAAGACCTTCACCAGTATTTTGGTAGATTTGGCCGTATAATAGATGTTTATGTATCCAAG GATCCTAGGAAAGCTGGTCACAGAGGTTTTGGATTTGTAACATTTGCAGAAGAAGTCGTAGCAGATCGTGTGTCTCAAAGATCTCTGATGCGTGTTATGAACATCTGA
- the LOC119985880 gene encoding uncharacterized protein LOC119985880 — protein sequence MVDVDRRMTGLNPAHVAGLRRLSARAAAPSTASSLPVRNGLDSFSSLATKVINHLRDSGIQVQPGLSDAEFARAEAEFGFSFPPDLRAVLSAGLPVGPGFPDWRAPGARLHLRASFDLPIAAISFQIARNTLWSKSWGPRPSGPEKALRVARNALKRAPLLIPIFNRCYIPCNPSLAGNPIFYVDENRIFCCGLDLSDFFERESLFGSSESDLQVHIKQRSVSERSACSLSNFSRKSLDAGLAGARTPRWVEFWSEAAVDRRRRNSSSSFSSSPERFIDMPRSEAPKWVDEYIQQIGSVLRNGGWDESDISDMINVSASGFFEGEMVLLDNQAVRDALLLKADRFSDSLRKAGWSSEEVSDVLGFDFRQEKERKPVKKLSPELVERIGKLAESVSRS from the coding sequence ATGGTCGACGTTGACCGGCGGATGACCGGTCTCAATCCCGCGCACGTCGCCGGACTCCGCCGCCTCTCTGCCAGAGCAGCTGCTCCATCGACTGCTTCCTCACTCCCTGTACGAAACGGCCTTGATTCCTTCTCTTCGCTGGCTACTAAGGTCATAAACCATTTGAGAGATTCAGGTATTCAGGTTCAACCTGGTCTGTCTGACGCGGAGTTCGCCCGTGCAGAGGCGGAGTTCGGATTCTCATTCCCTCCCGATCTTCGCGCCGTACTTTCCGCTGGTCTTCCTGTTGGTCCTGGATTCCCTGACTGGCGTGCTCCTGGTGCTCGCCTCCACCTTCGTGCGTCTTTTGATCTTCCTATCGCCGCCATatcgttccaaattgcacggaacACACTCTGGTCCAAATCGTGGGGCCCTAGACCATCAGGCCCGGAGAAAGCACTACGAGTTGCGAGAAATGCACTAAAGAGAGCGCCACTGTTGATACCAATTTTTAATCGTTGTTATATCCCCTGCAACCCTTCTTTAGCAGGAAACCCGATTTTCTACGTCGATGAGAACCGGATCTTCTGTTGTGGGTTGGATCTATCCGATTTCTTTGAGCGTGAATCCTTGTTTGGGAGCTCCGAGTCGGACCTACAAGTTCACATAAAGCAAAGATCCGTCAGTGAAAGATCGGCCTGTTCGTTATCAAATTTTTCTCGTAAAAGCCTTGATGCGGGTCTTGCTGGTGCAAGGACACCGAGATGGGTGGAGTTCTGGAGTGAAGCAGCGGTAGACAGGAGGCGGCGAAACTCGTCTTCATCATTTTCCTCATCGCCGGAGCGGTTCATTGATATGCCGAGGTCCGAGGCTCCAAAGTGGGTCGACGAGTATATCCAACAAATCGGGTCGGTTTTAAGAAATGGTGGGTGGGACGAATCGGACATATCGGATATGATCAACGTATCGGCATCCGGTTTTTTCGAGGGAGAGATGGTTTTGTTAGACAATCAAGCGGTAAGGGACGCGCTTCTTTTGAAAGcggatcggttttcggattCGCTCCGTAAAGCAGGGTGGAGCTCCGAGGAGGTATCGGATGTATTGGGATTCGATTTTCGACAGGAGAAGGAAAGGAAACCGGTTAAGAAGCTGTCGCCTGAGCTGGTAGAGAGAATTGGTAAACTGGCAGAATCGGTTTCCAGGTCATAA